The DNA region ATGACGACTGGTGAGCCAACCCGGCACAGATGCTCGATGTGTGGGATCTACCTCCAATTTTTGTTGCTGTATCGTATCGCAGTCAATGATGTACAGTACGCCTTCTGTTGTAAACGGTCTGATCAACGACTTTCAAAGACAAATGCAAAACTAGCTTCTTTCCTGGCCGCGTCCAGCCaccaccccgcgcgcgcgcaaCACACGCACAAAAACagagagaaaaggaagaaaaaaagaaaaaaacattTCGCTACATTTTAACCAAAACTGCGGCAAGCCGAACCCATGGTTTTTCTTCCTGTTTGCAAGATGCATTCCTCAATCAGCACGATCAAACAAACAGGTCTCACTTTTTTTTTGCCCAAAAATGTTAACCTTAGTAGCCTAACAAAAAAGTGCGATGACAAGCCATAGTTTTCGAACAAATCATTTTGTGCAATATTTTGTCAACCAATGATGGAGCATATAACGTAGGCTACAAGCTAGAAATAATATACTTTCTCCGTCCTAAATTATAaattattttggttgttttagatatatagtaaaaattatatatttagaGAAAGCAAAATGATCAGTAATTTGAAACGGAGAGTGTAGACTACATGCTAGAAATGTTCTTCAAGACACAGGAGTCATCGCAAAACGTAGAACTAAAAATACGTGGCTGAAGTCAAAACAGGTCCGCATGTTAGGAATTAGGGACAGACAGACCAAATGCTAGCTGGCCGCCTAATATATATTGAAAACTAAATTTGGGTGACTGTGGCAACGAATCAAATACAATACCTCTTTATTTATTCTTACATGACTGCTAGTGTCTGTATAACATCCAATTACATTACTATTCACGTAAAAAAtgaaggaaaaaaaagggaaaTAATGTAACAATCACGCGAACAACAGCACGGCGCGAGCTGCCGAATCTAAACCCTGTCGCAGTGAGCAGGGACGAAAGAGAGATTGTTGCCGGCGAGGTCGTAGAGTACGTGCAGGTTCTGCTGCTGATAGTTGCCTATGATGGTCATGCCCCCGCCGGACGACATGATCGCGATGCACATGTTGCTCCGGCCACCGTCCTCCATCTCGAACACGTAATTCTCCCGCGGCAGGTCCAGCGTCGCGCCGTCAAACTGCAGCTCCAGCTTCGGCACCTGctgcttcttccccgacgacgacgacgacaccgCGAAGCAGAGGGGCTCGTCGTTCGTCACGGGCAGGTCCACCTGGGAGACGAACGCGTCGTGGAGGAGCCCGTAGAcaagcggcggcagcagcgtgACGGAGGTGCCGGAGTCGATGATCGTCCCGCCGCTCCCGTTGCCCCTCAGCGCGAACGCCGACTCCGGTGCCGGCAGCCTCGCCGACCCGACCGTGATGCTCTTCAGCGAGAGGTAGTAGAAAGTCGGGTTGGCGGGGCTCTGGATGAGCCGGGTGGTCTGCACGGCGCCGCTGGCGCTGTCGTAGAGGTTGGCCGGCAGGCCGAGCAGGACGGGGCTGGGCGCCGACCCCGTGACGTTGGTGAAGCAGTAGGAGAAGTTGTCAACCCTGAGCTGCGACGGCAGGGATAGCGCGCCGCGGCCGAAGCCGGCGATGCCGCTGCCGGTCGCGTTGGAGCTGAAGAGCCCGTTGTTGAAGTAGCCGCAGCCGAAGGCGAGGCCGGGCACCACCGCGTGCCCCGCGTCGCCGTCGAACGTGAACGTGTCCGCGTCGAGGCGGCCGGTCGTGACCGACCTATCGCCGTAGGAGTAGGTGTAGACGCAGGTCCTGTTGCCCCACCTGCGCGCGCCGCAGGACGACAGGTCCAGCTGCTGGCACGCCGCGGCGTCGCAGGGGAGCGGCGCCGACGTGGAGGAGAGGTTCGGGTCGTAGTACGGCAGGTCCTGGGCGTAGCAGGACGGGCACGGCTGGCACTGCGTCCAGACGAGGTCGCTGCCTGTGTCGAGCGTCGCCTGCACGGGCTGCGGCGGCGTGCCGACGGCGAAGCTGACCAGGTACTCCGTGTCGATCGCCTGGCCCTTCCCGGGCACCGCGGTTGCgctggccggcgacgagccggACGCGGAGAGCAGCCGCGCGGCGCGGGCCTTGCTGCGCCGCGCCATGCGCCGCAGCAGCTGGCGCCGGGTCAGGCCGCGGCCGGCGTCGGCGCGGGTGAGCTGCGCCCGGATGGCCCCGCCCGCGGCGTCGCTGCACGAAACAGCCAGCGCCGCCGCGAGCAGCGCGAGCAGGACGGCTAGCTGCCTCATTTTCATCATCGATCGATCGATGGATTGTTGCTAGCTACTTAGAAACTGATACGTGTGCTTAGCTGTATTGTACAAGGAAGGATGTGCTAGCCCTATATTTATAGGAATCGAGGGATTTCTACTGTTGGATTGCATCAATCAACTGTATCTAATCGTATTTTTTTAGTCCTAATAATTCAAACATCTCGAGCGCGTACGAGGCGTGTAGGTTCACAAATCACGACGCGACCATAACAATGCAAGCTAACTTAGCTTTTTTCATGTGTGATGCGGAGGCGCCCGGGAGCGCATTCTGGAGCGTACGTGCGCGTGTCAAAATCCGCCAAAGCTAGTGGTAATCAACTACTACTGCTACTGCTGTCGAACCAGATCAACCGTCGTGCAGAGAAAAATACATCTAGATAACTGCCTACTTGCAAGCTAAGATAGATAGCAACGGAGAAGGAGCGTGCGAGACGTACATTCTCTGGATCCGAATGCTGCTTCCTCACTTCGTTTTGCATCGTCGTTAGCTAACCCTAAAAGTGAATACAACCACGACGTCGTTTGTCTTTTTGACATGTATAGACGACCGGCCTGAAACTTCCTCTTCTCGGTCGGTCGCATACCTGGACGGTGTTGGGGTTGCCCTTTGTGAACCTCGAATTCTCTTTCCACGGGCGGGGCAGTTTCGAGCCAAGGATGCAGAGCAGAGAAGGGCTCGGAAAGACGACGGCGGGGGCATGCCGGCCGGCAGATTTGGAGCGAGAAAAGGGAAACAGCGGCGAGAGGCCGGCCGGCTTTCTAGATGCCAAGCAGCCACATCAGAATCTTGAACTAGTTTACCGCTGGTATATCGATCGAGAAGGCGAGAGACCCACCATTTGTAGCCGTTTAGGTGGCCTGCCGCTGCAGCACATCAGAATTGTAATGCTTTTATACCAACTTAGATGAGGATAAGTTATACAGAAATTATTGTTTTCAGCGAGCTCTACTTGCTAGTAGACCATTTTCTTATTGGTCCAAATATGAGTGGTCAAATTATTGCTAAAATTCCCCCAGGACGTACGCATTAACCTAGAGAAATTTCTTTAGGGACAACCATTTTCTCTTAAACGGCCGTTTAGCCAGTTTAAACATTGTTTTTTTTTGCGAGAAGTTTAAACATTGTTCGCTACAAATTGGCCACCCGTTCCTATCTGAATGGCCGTTTAGCCCGCTTAATCAGCAGTTCTGCGTAATATTTAGCTAAACGATGGTAACCGTCTGGTTAGAGTTTAGGTGAACACGGAGGTAACTCTTTATCTATTGGGTGTTTTCCCTAATATATGTTTTCCGGTTATTCCTTGTCGTTTTGTGGTGTTTTACAACAATCCTCTAATTTTTTTCCCACGTCCATTCCTTTCGATTTATTACGCTTTTTATTTCAAGTAGCTGAAATTTGATAAATTTTCATGCAACGGGTTGCTAGATAGTAAATCAATGTTTGCAACATTGAAAACAAAGCCTGCGACGTGGGAGTTAAACATTATATTTCATATCCTATTCATCTACTATCTCCGTCCaaaattacaattcgttttagcttttctatgtacatatattttgctatgcacATAGATGTACCTTATGTCTAGATACGTACCAAAAATTATATACTAAAAAATccaaaacgaattgtaatttgggatggagggagtaaaaCATGGAAGAATGAAGACCAACATCTGCAACATCAGAAAAATAATAACATCTGCAACATGGTGGAGACCTTTCCACTTCTGTGGTTTTGCATGCCTGTTCCAATAGAGGCCTAAAGCCTGTTGCACTGAGCAGGAACAAAGGACAGCGTGTTGCCGACCAGGTCGTAGAGGACGTGCAGGTTCTGCTGCTGGTAGTTGCCTATGATGGTCAGGTCGTCCCCAGCGTTGACAGCAAGGCAGGTgaagctgccgccgcccgcgtcCTCGAACTCGAACATGTAGTTCTCCCGCGGCAGCTCCAGCGTCGCACCCTCGAAGTGCAGCGCCAGCCTCGGCACGTCGCCGGGCCTCGCCCGCCGCGGAGCCGAGAAGCAGAGCTGCGAGAGCAGCGACGACGTCGCGTTGTCCACGGGCAGCCTCGCCTGCGCGACGAACGCGTCGTGCATGAGCTCGTACGCTCCCCGGGGCAGCGACGTCATGCCGGTGCCGGAGTCGATGACCGTGCCGCCCGTCCCGTCCTGCCTCAGCGCGAACGCTGACTCGGGGATCGGCAGCCTCGTTTCGCCGACGGTTATGCCCTTTAGCGACAGGTAGTACGCGGTCAGAGACGAGAAGTTTTGGACGAGAGGGGTGGACTGGACGGCGCCGCCGTAGAGGTCGGCCGGGAGGCCGAGCAGGACGGTGCTGGGTTCCGAACCCGTTATGGTGGTGAAACAGTGGGAGAAGTTGTCCACTTTGAGCTGCGACGGCAGGGACAGGGCCCCGCGCCCGAAGCCGGCGATGCCGGTCTCGTTGGATGTGAAGATCCCGTTGTTGAAGATGCCGCACCCGAAGGCCAGGCCGGGTACGGAGGCCTCGCCGGAGCTGTCGCCGGCGGCGAACGTGAAGGTGTCCGCGTCGAGGCTGCCGGTGGTTATGGAGTTGTCGGCGTATGCGTAGACGTAGACGCAGGTTCGGTTGCCCCAGTTCTGCTTGCCGCAAGACGACCAGGCGAGGTCGTCGCACATTGGCGAGTCGCAGGGGAGCGCGCCGAACGTGGAGGAGTTGGGCGGGTCGAAGTAGGGGAGCGTCTGGGCGAAGCAGGCCGGGCACGGCCGGCACTGCGTCCAGACGAGGTCGCTCCCGGTGTCTAGGGTGAGCTGCACGGGCTGCGTCGGGGTGCCTATGGCCAGGTGCACCAGGTACTCCGTGTCGGGGACGACGCCGGTGTAGGCTCCCGGGTCTACGCGGGCGCTTGCCGGCGCGCGCCCCGAGAGCAGCCGCGCGGCGCGGGCCTTGCTGCGCACGGCCATGCGGTGTAGCAGCTCGCGGCGGCTGAGGCCGCGGCCGGCGTCGGCGTGGTTGGCGTGCAGCTTCAGGGCTGCCGCGTCGCAGCAAGAAAAGGTCAGAGCAAGCAGTGGCAACAAGAGAACTATCTTTTCGAACGAGAGCAGGAGAGGTATCTTCTGAAGCTGCTTCATTGGCACTTGCTCCAGTTCCTGCAAGAATGTGTGTATATTTTTGCAGGCTTTTCAAATGGAGATGGGGCTCTATATAAAAGATTTAGCATTGCGTTATTTGAGCTCTACGTTTTGCAACCCTTGTTAAAAAGATTTCAAAGAATTCAATATCGTCACGTATGTATCATTTTCCTTATTCCAGCCCGCATATGTGCTTGGGTCTTTCACGCGTACAACTCTATACCGTGTTGCTGACGTGCTCTTTTTGCCGTCGATGGTCATCCCTCCAGCATCCTTTGTCAAACAGGTGTACGTCGTGAAAAGGATAAGAGAGTAGAAATACAAAATGAGACCATTCTTCCTCCCACTTGACACAGACAGAATGGAAAAGAACAGGGTCTAGATTCGGGAGTGGGTGGAACCTTAATGCAGTGGAACATGGAAATTGCAGATTGACAGCGTGGGCGTATAGCTGACTGGCTTAACTTACAGCTTACAAGAGACGCCCAGGTCATCTCGAGTAAATTTCAAAAGCCTAAAACTATTTTGACACATGTTGTGGAAAACTAGACTTTCGATGTAAGCTGTAAGTCGTGAAAAGGATAAGAGAGTAGAAATACAAAATGAGACCATTCTTCCTCCCACTTGACACAGACAGAATGGAAAAGAACAGGGTCTAGATTCGGGAGTGGGTGGAACCTTAATGCAGTGGAACATGGAAATTGCAGATTGACAGCGTGGGCGTATAGCTGACTGGCTTAACTTACAGCTTACAAGAGACGCCCAGGTCATCTCGAGTAAATTTCAAAAGCCTAAAACTATTTTGACACATGTTGTGGAAAACTAGACTTTCGATGTCAATTACACAAACCTGCAACTATTTTAATCCTTGGTGCAAGAAACAATGGTGAGCAAATACTTTTATGCTAGTTACAGTTATAACAAATAGAGTTTTCTTCAATAAAAGTCAAATTTCAAATGAGAATGGTTACTTCAACTATGTTATCGCAATTGTGGTGCCATTTAGATTCATGAATGACTAACGGATGTTGCAGATATCACTCATTCTTCAAACTGGTATGTCCAGTTCATGAATCAGCACTATGACTTCAGTTTTCACAATAAAATCTGGTTCAAATTGTTCTGCAGCAAAGACCAGACTAACAGTTTTGACCCAAAAACCTTAgcttatatatttttttaaaacttGACACATTTACATACAGTATAGCACAGGAATAATTCTAGAGTTGGACCATATTGTTGGAAAATATTGATGTGATCAGATACAGATTAATACAGTTGCATTTGAAAGTAGAAAGTTTTTTTCTTTACCTGATCTGCTGCTGACCAGCAGGATTCTATCTCAAGAAATGTAACTGAATCTCCATGCACAATCTCCGCAAGTAATTGTCTGATCAAACAACCTGCATAGTGTGCAGTTGTTGAGATACCGCTTCACGCTCAGGTACTCTCATCTTGTGACTAGTCAGTTGCGACTATTCCCCAAACTTGGTGAGAGATGCTTTGAGCTGAAATGCTGAATGCGACATATTAATATTCCACATCCGTGATTCCGAGCATCACATTGGGTATTGGTATCTGCAGATCTGAAGATTTAATATGAAATGAAAAATATGAACCTAAATGAGTGCGTACATTAGATTCAAAGTGAAATATAGAACTAAATAGATAAATTTTCACCTCATAGCTTTCTTTGTCAATACTATATCGAGTCAAATGATAAATTGCCCATGTTGACAACAGAGGATCTACAGAATATGATTTGCAGTTAGACATATAGTAAGGATAACAAGTATCTATCAAGTTGCTTGTTCACATTAATCTGACCTCTAAGATACAGGTTGTTTTGCAGCAGCCTGCATTACATTGTTACAGCTGCATAGGTAACTCAAAGGGAACAAGTTGACCGTGTGCTGCTATCATGTTCAGTGGAAACTGAATCCTGAATGTGTTTCCtataaatgatcaagatgtcACTAAACAAGGCATAGTGAGACTTTTTGCTGCAGTAGCTTACCATCATTATCAGAAAAAAGGAAACATCTATCACCAATTTAATTTATGGTTTGGAAGACCAAGGGAGACTGTCTTAAGATACTGAGACTTACCTAATCAAAGGATCATCAAAGAGTTGATGTTGAGCAAGAATATACTGCATCATTCACCTCACCAATAGTCCCTGCATGAGCAAAATCCATCTTTGAAGTGATGGAATCTATTTGCATCTCTCAGCACGATTTCCCGAGAAGTTATCTTTGCAATCAACTTTATTGCAGAGTGGCAATCACCACAAACTCTGAGGTTCTTCATGACACGAATAGGCATTCCCTCCGGAACTTTCAATAGTCCATATGCCACAGCTTGCCTCTCACTGTGATACCGCAAGCTATGAGTTTTTTGCTCCTCGTCTACATCATGAAGCACAAAGCTCCCATCAGCTGAGTATCCAGATTCCATCAGCAATCCATCTAACTTCTCCAGCATTTTAAGGATACTAGCATGCTCAGGATGTGCTAACACTTCACCAGATGTGAACAGATGCACCCTTTTGTCGTATTCTATCCAACTACAGCCAGGAGACTTGTTCAAATGCCTTGAGCTAATGAATTTTCGGATCTCAGAAGCATCTTCCCACCTCCCAGTGGATGTATAAATGTGAGACAGCAAGACATATGGCCCAGCATTTCCAGGCTCTAGCTCCAAGAGCTTCTTAGCAGCAACCTCAGCTAACTCAGCATTCTTGTGCATTCTGCAAGCCCCCATCAGAGCTCCCCAGATGACAGCATCTGGTTCAACTGGCATGGTCTTAATCAAATCCAGTGCTTCCTCCAGACGTCCTGCTCGACCAAGCAAATCAACCATGCAAGAATAATGCTCTGCTCCAGGTCTGATGGCAGAATTTGTATCCATAGAATTAAAAATATCCCTCCCCTCTTTAACTTTTCCTGTGTAGCTACATGCTGTAAGGGCCCCAATATATGTAATTCTATCAGGCACCATTCCAGCCAACCTCATATCATCAAATATGCGGAGTGCTTCCTCCCCCAACCCATGTTGGGCATAACCAGTGATCATCGAGTTCCACATCACAACATCTTTGGGCTCAAACATGTTGAAAACCTTCTTCGCCTTATCCAAATTCCCACATTTGATGTACATTGTGATTAATGCTGACACGGCGAAGACGTCCTTGTCAAAGGAACACCTCAGCATTGCAGCATGCACCTCCCTCCCATAATCAAGGACAGCCAGGGCTGCACATACCGTGAGGATGCTGATGACCGATGGGTAGTTTGGGTGAATGCCATCATGCAACATCTTGCGGAAGGTAGACAATGCCTCCATCAAGAATTCATTCTGCTCATATGCTTTGATGATTGCACTCCATGTTCCATCATCCCTCTCACGCATCCTCTCAAAGACTGATTTGGCAGCATCCACCATCCCTCGCTGCCCAAAACCAACTATCATTGCATTGCAGGCTGGCAATGGGTGCTCCGGCATTGCATTGAACAGCTCCTCAGCATCCTCTACACGGCCAGCCTGTATATACCCAAATAGCATTGCAGTCCACGACACCTCATTGCGCTCAGGCATCACCTCGAACAGCTTCCGAGCAAGGTTTACCTGCCCATTCTGAGCATAGCCGGAGACCATCGCAGTCCATGACACAACGTTCTTCTTTGGCATTTCATCAAACAGAACGCGCGCCTCAGCTATCCGGCCAGCCTGGCAGTACCCAGATAGCATGGCGGTCCACGCAACAACATCCTTGGCAGGCATTTCATCAAACAACGCGCGGGCCTCATCAACGCGGCCGGCGTCGAGGAAGCCACCGAGCAACACCGTGTAGGATATGTGATTACGCTCCGGCATCTGGCGGAACAGCCGGATGGCGTCGGCCAGGAGGCCGTGGCGCACGTAACCGCGCAGGAGGGATGTGAAGGAGACCACCGAGGGCGGGTAGGGAATGGTGgcgagcgccgcggcggcgtcggggAGAGTGTGACGGCGCAGGGAGAGCCCGGAGATGAGCGCATTGTAGGAGGCGAGGTCCCGCGAGGGCATGCGGTGGAAGACTCGGAGTGCGGCGTCGGGGAGGTTGTTGCGGAAGTAGCCGGCGAGGAGGGCGTTGTAGGAGGAGGTGGTGCGGAGCGGCATGGCCTCGAACGCGGCGTGGGCGCCCTCCATGTTGCCCGTGCGCGCCAGCCGGGCGATGCGCGCGTTCGCATCCACCACCGCCGGTGCTGCGCTCGACGGCAGGAAGCGGACGGGCGGGAGGCGCATGTCGGGTGGGCAACAGGAACGACTGCCAGGAACAGGAAGTCGGAAGTCGGCCCTTAGAGCAAAGTCCAACTGATTCTAGCTAAATTTAGAGGTTTAGAAGGTCGGTAAAATAATAATGGTGGTATAGCTTCGTAACGAAGATGAAAACCAATAAATTCTTCAAATCTTAATTTTCCATATTAATTCCCTTAATTTTCCCTTCACCTCGAAACAAACCTTCCTGCTCGGCTTGAACGAAACAAACCTTCCTGCTCGGCTTGAACCGAGCAGGAGTATCGCTGATAGCACCCAGGCCAGCCCAAGCCGCCATTCTTCGATTCCTCCCATCCGGACTTGCACCACCTCGTTCCTGCTCGTACTCCACCACCTTCACCCGAGCTTCTCCCAATCGGAATATTTTCGACCCGCCGGAGTTGCTCCTCTACCCCACCTCCTCTCTCACCATGGATCCCTACCTGCGGCCGCTCTTCCTCGCCCTCCAACCACACATATTGGTCCCCGATGAGCTCCTCCTTCTGTCGAACCTTTTTCCCGACCATTTCCCTCGCCGAGCTACCGGGAACAGCCACGCCGCTGCTCATCATGGACAACCCTCGCGCGGCCCTACGCCCGCGCCGGCGAGCACCCCTGCTCTGCCCGGGTGCACAGCCTGCAGGTTTACCCCGCCGCTggccggcctcgccgccggtgagaacggttcccgcgccgccggcgcgggAACAGGCGCGcgcaggggaggaggaagatggtGAAGggagggcgctcggcaaaaaAGACTAGCGGAGGCGTGTAGATGCTAAGCAGAATAGTGAGGGGAGGAAGATAGGGAGGTTTTTACTGCCCCTAATCCAAATTTATCCAGCCAAATAGATTTACCTATACTGTTGGAGTTACTTTTACCCAAGTAGAATTTGTAGGTGTCGATGATGGTGGCGGGCTTTAGAGCTGAGAAAAGTCAATCGGCCTTTTACTTTCAAACTTGAGAGCTTAGAGAGCTCCTTCTATGCTAAGAAATTTCGATTTTTGACGCTCAATTCGAGTGCCTCGCTGTCTTTAGCACCCCATTCGATGGATCTTTAAAATTTGACACCAAACTCACGAATTCCTAATCCAGAGATTATTCCTCCATTTTCcatcttttattttttttcttatttcttATTACTTATTTCTATATTAGTGGACAGATTTGTGCTCCTGTAAATACATACAAGCAGGTAAGACCCagttctcccttctccctctctcgTGTTCTTTCTCTCGCGCTCAAGAACAGGCCCCcggccctgccgccgccgctcgccgtcgggAGGAAGATGGCCGCCGGACAGCTGAAGCGGCCGGGGAGAGGCGCGCGGCGTCGTTCCCGTGGCCGGCGATGTCTGCCGGCTGCAAGAAGCACCGCGGGCGGTGGTGGGGCCGAGGCGAGCTTGGACGTGGAGGCGGCAGAAGGCCGCGGCGACAATGGCGCGCCGGCTCCCGCGGAGGACCGGCCGTCGCTGGCGAGGGCGGCAATGCTCTGAGTTGCTGGCGGGAGGCAGGGAAGCCATTTGTGATCTGCGTTTGGTTGGTACGTTGGTTGAAAACACACAAGATTGTCTTTTTCTCCATTGATTTCTTCTCACCTTTTATTTTGTTTCTTAGATTtattatagtgattgcaaagcAAGAAAGAAACTGTGGGCccgttcgtttcctaccctcttggacccatcacatcaaagagaatcttgctatttagaagtattaaataaaatctgtttataaaactttttgcacagctgggtgctaattcgcgggacaaatttaatgagtctaattaatccataatttgccacagtaatgctacagtaatcatccgctaatcatagactaatataccttattagattcgtctcacgaattagtactggggttctgcaattagttttgtaattagagtttatttaatacttctaaatgacaagattctttttgatatgacccctctaaactttaggccCCAAGAAACGAACACGCCCTGTATAGAGGAAAATGTGTTGCAGGAATTGCATTCGTTTGATTTTGCCAGCTACAAACTGATGGGTTTGCTTTAGAAGTTCAGCAGTCATTGGCATTTTTTTTTGCTTTACAAGGTCTTTGGTGTTTTGCTTTATAAGTTCAGTGGAGCTGGAGGAACTTGgaagcgacggcgagcggcgacCAACCCctagcgacggcgagcggcggcggcagggccgGGGCCTGTTCTTGAGCGAGAGAGAGAACacgagagggagaagggagaactCGGTCTTGCCTGCTCGTGTTCACAGGAAGCACAAAGAAGTGGTCCAGGGGCAAATCTGCCACTAACATGAGAAATAAGTAATAAGAAATAAGAATAGAAAGCCCTGGATTGAAGAAATTCGTGGGTCGGTGTCAAATTTTGAAGGTTGATCGAATCGGATGTTAAAAACAGTGAGACGCTTGAATTAAGTGTCAAATATCGAAATTTCTCGTCTGTACTTTTGAAGTTGAAGCACCACACCTTAGAAATTGCAAATTAGATAACAGTGAAAGTAAAATGGAAAATATTAAAAAATTATGAACAATTGAACACCGTGGGATCCAATTATATTGTTGCATACATATACAGAAGCGCAAATATGCAAATCCAAGTGCAAACAAAACAACATTTCTCCTTTACTGCTTGAACTTCCGTTGTAAGTGCCAAAGCTCCAATAATGTATCTATTGGATCTACAAGACTGTTATTCACCATTTTAAACTAACAAAGAGCAAATTACAGAACAATATCATTGCCTAAGAACGCTGTTAGAGCTGAAAACGAAGTTCTCCTCTCCTGCGATCGTTGAGGTGAGCCGTCCTGCCGCCCACCCATTGTTTATGACTCTGGCAGCGCTCTTTGCTGGATCACCTataacccggctaccttccacAACCTTGTCAAATTCCGGGAGTCCTCTCTGCTTTCGCTCCTTTCTCCTCTCATCTCTTTCTTTCCTCAACCAGCTCTCCACAGTTCTCTGAAATGCAAAAGCAAATCTGATGAATGACCATGCCGTGCTAAAGCTTACTGTTTCATATGGATGGATGCCACTTACCATGAGAGATAACTGGCTCATTTCTTTCACTTTTTCCAGAGGCAGTGCTAGTTGCAGCTTCCCATGAGCAATGTAAACCTGAAATACAACAATGATTACCATTATATCCATAACTCCTTTACTCATCTCACCTTTGGGTTGAGATCGTTTGTAATCTCTGCCTGGTATGCCAGGCCAATCACTTGTACCCTTACTTCCATGTTTTCGTGCAATGAAACTAAGTAGGTGGCGaactgccccccccccccccaccccctctATATTGTTCGAAAAAAATATCCATAACTCCACAAGAATTACTTGAGCTTATAAACAACAAGATGCAATGCAAGGGAGCTTACAATGTGTGTTGGCCAATCATCAAGACCATCAAAAATATGTGTTGCATAGATGATTGTTGCACCTCTTTCCTCACATTCCTTCTTAAGATATGTTAACAGATTTGATCTTGCCAACACATCCAGGTCAACTGTGATCTCATCAAGAAGGAGAACCTGCATCGTGTTTTTTTCCCTTTATTAACATC from Panicum hallii strain FIL2 chromosome 9, PHallii_v3.1, whole genome shotgun sequence includes:
- the LOC112877525 gene encoding aspartic proteinase nepenthesin-1-like yields the protein MMKMRQLAVLLALLAAALAVSCSDAAGGAIRAQLTRADAGRGLTRRQLLRRMARRSKARAARLLSASGSSPASATAVPGKGQAIDTEYLVSFAVGTPPQPVQATLDTGSDLVWTQCQPCPSCYAQDLPYYDPNLSSTSAPLPCDAAACQQLDLSSCGARRWGNRTCVYTYSYGDRSVTTGRLDADTFTFDGDAGHAVVPGLAFGCGYFNNGLFSSNATGSGIAGFGRGALSLPSQLRVDNFSYCFTNVTGSAPSPVLLGLPANLYDSASGAVQTTRLIQSPANPTFYYLSLKSITVGSARLPAPESAFALRGNGSGGTIIDSGTSVTLLPPLVYGLLHDAFVSQVDLPVTNDEPLCFAVSSSSSGKKQQVPKLELQFDGATLDLPRENYVFEMEDGGRSNMCIAIMSSGGGMTIIGNYQQQNLHVLYDLAGNNLSFVPAHCDRV
- the LOC112873698 gene encoding aspartic proteinase nepenthesin-1-like, whose translation is MKQLQKIPLLLSFEKIVLLLPLLALTFSCCDAAALKLHANHADAGRGLSRRELLHRMAVRSKARAARLLSGRAPASARVDPGAYTGVVPDTEYLVHLAIGTPTQPVQLTLDTGSDLVWTQCRPCPACFAQTLPYFDPPNSSTFGALPCDSPMCDDLAWSSCGKQNWGNRTCVYVYAYADNSITTGSLDADTFTFAAGDSSGEASVPGLAFGCGIFNNGIFTSNETGIAGFGRGALSLPSQLKVDNFSHCFTTITGSEPSTVLLGLPADLYGGAVQSTPLVQNFSSLTAYYLSLKGITVGETRLPIPESAFALRQDGTGGTVIDSGTGMTSLPRGAYELMHDAFVAQARLPVDNATSSLLSQLCFSAPRRARPGDVPRLALHFEGATLELPRENYMFEFEDAGGGSFTCLAVNAGDDLTIIGNYQQQNLHVLYDLVGNTLSFVPAQCNRL
- the LOC112873696 gene encoding pentatricopeptide repeat-containing protein At1g56690, mitochondrial-like; its protein translation is MRLPPVRFLPSSAAPAVVDANARIARLARTGNMEGAHAAFEAMPLRTTSSYNALLAGYFRNNLPDAALRVFHRMPSRDLASYNALISGLSLRRHTLPDAAAALATIPYPPSVVSFTSLLRGYVRHGLLADAIRLFRQMPERNHISYTVLLGGFLDAGRVDEARALFDEMPAKDVVAWTAMLSGYCQAGRIAEARVLFDEMPKKNVVSWTAMVSGYAQNGQVNLARKLFEVMPERNEVSWTAMLFGYIQAGRVEDAEELFNAMPEHPLPACNAMIVGFGQRGMVDAAKSVFERMRERDDGTWSAIIKAYEQNEFLMEALSTFRKMLHDGIHPNYPSVISILTVCAALAVLDYGREVHAAMLRCSFDKDVFAVSALITMYIKCGNLDKAKKVFNMFEPKDVVMWNSMITGYAQHGLGEEALRIFDDMRLAGMVPDRITYIGALTACSYTGKVKEGRDIFNSMDTNSAIRPGAEHYSCMVDLLGRAGRLEEALDLIKTMPVEPDAVIWGALMGACRMHKNAELAEVAAKKLLELEPGNAGPYVLLSHIYTSTGRWEDASEIRKFISSRHLNKSPGCSWIEYDKRVHLFTSGEVLAHPEHASILKMLEKLDGLLMESGYSADGSFVLHDVDEEQKTHSLRYHSERQAVAYGLLKVPEGMPIRVMKNLRVCGDCHSAIKLIAKITSREIVLRDANRFHHFKDGFCSCRDYW